The nucleotide sequence CGGCCAACACGGAAGGCACGGCAGAATCGGCGCACGCCTCGCCGGGCTTGTTGAATGTCTTTTTCCTGGCGCCCAAGGGCCAGCCGGAAGACGGCCAGTGGCAAGTCGTGAAGCGGTTGGAAAACATCGCCGCCCTGGGTTCATCAGGGCAGCTGGGTGAAGTCCACTGGGTCATGCTGGGCGCGAACAAGCCGGGACTGGCGATACGCCACGGCTATACGGGCCAGGGCTACACCATCACGCAGCTTGCCCTGTTTGAAATCGGCGACGGCAAGGTGACCGCGCTCGATGGCGGCATCGACCTGTACTCGGACAATATGGGCGCCTGCACGCCGGACATGGACGAGTGCTGGATGGTCGACGGCAAGTGGCGCTTCGCCCCCGCGCGCAACGGCGGCGCCTACGACGACTTGCTGCTCGATTTCACGGGCGCGTCCGAAAAGATCAAGCCCGGCGTCACGGTCAAGCCGGACGAAGACCCGCCGCGCATCGCCACGCCACTGAACGGTCGCGCGCGCTATGCTTTCGATGGCAAGGGGTACAAACTGGTTGAAGGCAAGAATACGGTGCCTGGCGTCTAATGGGGTCCGACCCGCCGGGTCTGACCCCACGCAAGCCAGCTATCGGCGTGCCGCTTCCAGGCGCACCAGCAGCGGCGCATACATGGCACGCGTATGGCTGCTCCAGCGGGCCATGGCGCTGTCGATATCGAGCAGCAGGCGCTCCGACAACACCTTGTCGCCCTGCTGCAGCGCCCAGATCGCGCACTCGGCGCGGCACTCGAAGCTGTTGTAGCGCGTCAGCGCCTCGTCGAACTCCGCCTTCGCTTCCGCCTGGCGCCCGCTTTGCGCCAGCGCGCGGGCCGTCAGCAGGGACACCATCTCGGGACGGAAATGGGTGTCGTTGCGGCGGATGAATTCGAGGTGCGTCAAGGCCTCGGCGCCGCGCCCGCATTCCAGGTAGGCACGTGCCGCGCCCAGGCGAATTTCCAGGTCCGATGAAAACGCCCCCTGCAGGCAGGCTTCATACGTCGAAGCCGCAGCCTGCGCATCGCCCGCTTCGAGCAGCGCACTGGCCAGGCGCATCTGGTTTTGCGCCGTCGGCGTGTACTCGAAAGCGGCCTTCGCCTCGCGCAGTTCGCGGTTCGGGTCGAGCACCTGCACGGCCACAGACGCAACCTTGCGCGCGCCCTGCGGCAGGCGCGAATTGGGCAGGTAGATGGCGAAGAAATACACCACGCTGCCCAGCAGCGGGAACATGAATAAAATGAGCAGCCAGTACAGCTGCTGCCCGTTGCGCACCACGTGAATCGCAAAAAATACCGCGATCAGGATGTGGATACCTATGCCAAAAATTGTCATGCTGCGACCTCGTTCGTTCGTGACGGCAGCGGCTGGCACCATGCCGCCGCTTCTCCAGGCCAGATATTACACCGGCCGGTGGCACAGGCTGCGCCGGACACGCGGGCGCGACAAGTCGACCGAAGCGACGAGGATGCGCGCTTTCAGCGGCAGCAAGCCCGCGTCGGCGCTCCAGAGGGTAGGCTGCGCGTTCGCCAAGGCCGCCGCCAAAGCCTGCTTGTTAAGCACCACGGAATGCACGCTTTGCCGGGCAATGTCGAGTTTGGCCCGCGCCGGCATCAGCAGTAAAAGCCAAGCAACAGCCAAGCAACAGCGAAACAGGCGCTGGCGGCACAAGAGCCTGACCATTGCCAGCCTTACATCGCTGCCACTTCCCGGAACAATGCCGCGTAGACCCGACCCAAGGCTGGTCCCGAAAACAGGGCTTCGTAGCGTGCTCTGGCGGCACATCCCATGCGATGCGCCAGCCCCTCATCGAGCAGCAGGGTCTGCATTGCGCGACGCAGCGCATCCGGCGACTCGGGCTGCACGACAAAGCCCGTTTCCTCGTGTGCGTTGACAAAGGAAGTCCCGGTGCCGATTTCGCAGGAAATGAGCGGACGCCCGAACATCGAGGCCTCCACCAGCACCATGCCAAACGCCTCCGAGCGCAAGTGCGAAGGCAGGACCAGGGCGCGGCAACGTTGCAGCAAGGCGACTTTTTCAGCATCGCTGACCTGGCCGGCAAACACCACATTGTCCGCGGCGGCCTCCCTGGCCTGGTTGCGCAGGCTCGCTCCCATCGGTCCCGAACCGACAATGACGATCTTGGCGCCGAGGTTTTTGGCCGCCCGTATCAGGAACTCTAGGCCCTTGTAGTAGCGCAAGACGCCGATGAAGAGAAAAAATGGCTGATCCTCGGCCAGTCCCAGGCGCGAAAATATCTGTGAATCGCCGATTTTGGAATAGGAACTTTCCTCGATTCCCAGCGGAATGATACGTACCTTGTCGCGGATATCGCGATGCGACAGGATCGGGCTGGTTTCGGCATACACGGGCGCATTGGCCACGATCAGGCGCATCGAGCGCAGGGTACGCCACATCAGGGGCGCATAGGCCGGCCCCAGAAAGCGTTGTCGCACCACATCGGAAATATAGGTCATGACCGCCGGGCGGTCGGGGCGCACGGCGGCATGCAGGACATCGGCAAACGGCCATGGAAACAGCAGATGCAGCACATCTGCTTCGCGCGCCAGCCGGGCGTAAGTGGAAAACGCAGCGGGACCGCCAAGGTCGCAGGAAGCCGGCGCCAGCCACGAACGGCAACGCACCACCCGCGCCTCAGGGGCTGCCAGCACGGCAGGCACCGGCTGTGGCGACAGGGTGAAAATCGTATTCTTGATACCTTGCTGTCCCGTGCAGAGGGCGATCTGACGTATCGCTTCTTGCAGGCCGCCGGGCGGATCAGGGAAATACGTGCGGTACACATGCAAAACTGCTGGGTTCAAACTGACTGCTCCTCTTACTTATCAATGGACGCGCGCGCCCTGTTCCAGCCTGGAGCCTGCTGCCTGGGCAGGCGCGGGCGGACCAAAAAGAAATAGCGCTCCCGGCGGCTCAGGCCTTTGCGCCCAGTACCTGGCGGTAAGCCGCGACGGTCTTTTCCGCGCACAGGTCCCAGGTGAACTGTTTGCTACGCGCCAGGGCCTTGGCCGACAGCACTGCCCGCAGCGCGTCATCTTCCAGCAATTCGGTGATGGCGTTTGCCAAGCCATCCACATCGCCCGGATCGATCGCCAGGCCCGTGTCGCCCACTACTTCAGGCAGCGAGGACACATTCGATGCGATCACCGGCACGCCGCAAGCCATGGCCTCCAGCGGCGGCAAGCCAAAGCCCTCGTAAATGGAGGGGTAAATCAGGGTTTTCGCGCCGGCCAGCAAGATGGCCAGATCCTCGCGCGACAAATAGCCCAGCTGGCGCACTTCCCCGGAACGCAGCAAGGGTGCGATCTGCTGTTCCAGGGCCGAGGTGTGCCAGCCCTTCATGCCCACCAGCAGCAAGGGATAACGCTTCCTCAAGGCGGGCGGCAGCAACATGAAGGCATGCAGGGCAGACTGCAGGTTTTTCCTCGGTTCCAGCGTCCCCACGGCGATCAGATACTCGCCGTGCTGCAAGCCATGGACTTGCAGCAGGGCCAGCGTTTCGGCTGGCGAGCGGGGGCGAAACATGGACTCGACGCCCAGCGCCACCGGCACGATGCGCTCCGGGGCGATCTGGAAGACATCGATCAGTTCGCGTTTGACGAAGGCCGAATCGGTGAGTATCAGGGCCACCTGGGACAGGCTTTTTTCAAAGAACTGGTTCATCGCCCGCACGCGCTTCACCGGATGCGTATGCGGATAGCGTATCCAGGACAAATCATGCACCGTGATGATCGATGGCGGCTTGCATTTGAACGCCAGGAAATTGGGCTCATGATAAACGTCAGGCTGCTGCGCCCGAATGCCGGACTGGAAGCGAATCTGCTGCACAAACCGCCCTACGGCATATGGGTTCGGCACGAAGCGGGTAATCAGGGACTTGATGGTCAGAATGCCCGGCGCCGCCTGGCTGCGCAACTGCCGGCTCCAGCCCGTGCCATAGAAAAAATTCAGATCGACGTCGCCCCGCGCCTGCAGCGCTTGCGCAAGCTGATAGCTATATTGCCCGATACCCGTCAGCGGCGACAGCAGCGAGGTTGCATTAAAGGCAACCCGCATCACACCCTGCCGCTGGCGGCATGCTCAAGCATCCAAACCAAGGTTTCGCGCAGGGGGGGCTGGCTGAGGCCGGGCGCAACGGCGTCCAGCTTGGCCGAGGAGCCGGACAGGCGGTGAATTTCGTTGGCGCGTACAAAAGCGGGGTTGACGCTGACCTCCAGTTGGTGGCCGGTAATGTCGGCCAGCAGCGCCAACACCGAACGCAGGGTCGCCGGACGTCCGCCGCAGATATTGTACATTTCACCGGCTTGCGCATGGCCGAGCAATTGCAGATAGGCATCACACACGAAGCGCACATCGTTGAACTCGCGCTCGACGTCGAGATTGCCCAGCTCTATCCTGTCTGCCCGGCGGGCAAAGTGATCGACCAGCTTGGGGATCAGGAACGACGAAGCCTGGCCAGGGCCGGTGTAATTGAAGGGACGGGTAAAGAAGATCGGCAAACGGTCCAGATAAGTGCGCGCCATATGCTCCATCGCCAGCTTGCTGGTGGCGTAATGGTTCACCGGCGCCGGCGGCTGCGTCTCCGCTATCGGCGATTGCAGGCAATTGCCGTACACATTGGCACTACTGGCCAGCAATACGCTGCGCGGCGGCTGCGCCAGCCCGGCCAGGGCATCGAGCAGATTGAGCGTGCCGATCACGTTCACGTCATAAAAGCTGCCGGGGTCGGCATGGCCGACAAAGCTGATGGCAGCCAGATGCACCACCGCTTCCGGCGCCGCCTCAGCCACTTCGGCGGCCAGGGCGGCCCGGTCATCGAGCTTGGCCCGCAGGGACACAATCTCGTGGCCACAAGCGCGCGCGCGCGCGACAAAATGCTGCCCCGTGAAACCGCTCGCGCCTGTGACTAGCAGCTTCAAAATGAAAAGCCGTGCGTATTGCGCTGTACATCGGCATGCACCATCATCTGGCACAGCTGTTCCAGCGTCGTCGTTGGTTCCCAGCCCAGTTTCTCTTTCGCCTTGAGCGGATTACCAATGAGCAACTCCACTTCGGCCGGACGATAGAACTTCGGATTGACGCGCATCACGGTCTTGCCGGTCGCAACATCGATTGCGACCTCATCTTCCGCGCTGCCCTTGAATTCAAGCGCGATGCCGACTGCCTTGAAGGCCATGGAGACAAAGTCGCGCACGGTTTCGGTGCGGTTGGTCGCCAGCACGAAGGTATCGGGCTCATCGACCTGCAGCATGCGCCACATGCCTTCCACATATTCCTTGGCATAGCCCCAGTCGCGCTTCGCGTCGATGTTGCCCAGTTCCATGCAATCGAGCTTGCCCAACTTGATCTTGGCCACCGCATCCGTGATTTTGCGCGTCACAAACTCACGTCCGCGCAATGGGCTTTCATGGTTGAACAAGATACCGCTGGCGCCGAAAATACCATAGCTTTCGCGATAGTTAACGGTCATCCAATGCGCATACAGCTTGGCCACGCCGTAAGGGCTGCGTGGGTAAAATGGCGTGCTCTCGACCTGCGGCACAGCCTGCACCTTGCCAAACATTTCCGATGTCGACGCTTGATAGAAGCGGATCTTCGGATTCACCAGACGAATCGCTTCCAGCAAATTGAGTGCGCCGATGCCGGTGATATGGGCCGTCGCTGCCGGCTGATCGAAACTCACGCCGACGAAGCTCTGGGCGGCCAGGTTGTAAATTTCATCAGGCTGGACGCGCTGTACCAGGGCAATGTTGGAACCGGCATCCGTCAGGTCATACTCCACCAGATGCAGATTCGGATGGTCCTGGATGCCCAGCTCTTCGATACGCCAGAAATTAACCGAGCTGGTGCGACGATACGTGCCGTAAACGGTATATCCCTTTTCCAGTAAAAGCTGGGCCAGATAGGCCCCGTCCTGGCCGGAAATACCGGTGATGATGGCTTTTTTCAACTTAGGCACTCCAATTGTAATATATTTTCAGCAAATAATTGCTGTATTGCTAACAGGTAAAGGCAGGCGGCATTCAGGCGCCCATGACGACGCTGCGCCCGGCCTGCGGGCTACTGCCAGGGCCAGACAGTTTCCGTCGGTGCGGCGCCTGCAAAGTGACGCGAGGTGCGATGGGGAAGCTTGCCGCAGCAGCTGCCGGTGGCACGCCTATGCTATCTCAGCGGACATTATACTGAAGGAAGCCCCGCACGATAAAAAATACTGGCAGGGTAGCAGCACGCCGCCTGGCAACTTCAATGTATTTCAGACACGTCCATAATTATCCTGGAAGCGGACGATATCGTCCTCGCCCAGATAATCGCCGCTCTGCACTTCGATCATGACAAGGTCGAGCACACCAGGATTTTCCAGCCGGTGCTTGTGGCCTGCCGGAATATAGGTGGACTCATTGGTGCTGACAAACAATTCACGCTCGCCGTTGACGACCTTGGCCATACCGCTCACCACGATCCAGTGTTCGCTGCGGTGATGATGCATTTGCAGGCTCAGGCTGGCGCCAGGCTTGACTTCGATGCGCTTGATCTTGAAACGCGTGCTGTCTTCCAGTACCGTGTACGTGCCCCACGGACGGTGCACGGTGCGGTGCAGCTTGTGAGCGTCATGCCCGCGCGACTTCAGGCTGGCATACAAGTGCTTGACATCCTGCGCATGGCGGCGGTCGGCCACCAGCAAGGCATCCGGCGTATCGACGATGATCAGATTATCGATGCCGACGGCGCCGACCAGGCGCTCCTTGCTCTGTATGAAACAATTACTCACGCCATGCAATTGCACTTCGGCATCGACACGGTTGCCATCGGCGTCCGGTTCGATCAGTTCACCCACCGCATTCCAGGAACCGATATCGCTCCAGCCTATGCTGCAGGGCACGACCGCGACCTTGCCCGATTTTTCCATCACGGCATAATCGATCGAATCGTCGGCCACCTGCTCAAAGGCCTGGGCATCGAGTTCAATCTGCTGGAAGTTCTTGCCCTGTGCCGTGCTCGACTGCTCCAGGCATAGACGGGTGGCGGCCAAAATCTCGGGGCAGTGCAACTCCATCTCACTGATCATCGCGCCGGCGGCAAAGCAGAACATGCCGGAATTCCACAGGTAACGACCGCTTTGCAGGTACTCCCTGGCTTTTTCCAGCGATGGTTTTTCAACGAAGCGCAGCACTTTATTGCCTTCGGCCTCGATGTAGCCGAAGCCGGTTTCCGGTGCTTCGGGCTGAATGCCGAAGGTGACCAGCAAGCCCTCGCGGGCCAGCGGCACGGCTTGCGCCACGGCAGCGCCAAACGCCGCCTCGTCATGTATCAAATGGTCGGCAGCCAACACCAGCAGCAAGGCATCTGGCCCATGGGTCGCGGCCACATGCAAGGCGGCGACGGCAATCGCCGGCGCCGTATTGCGTCCGCATGGTTCCAGGATATAACTATTATTGAGGGCCAGACCAGGCTTGCCGGCGACGGCACGGTATTCGTCGGCCGTCTTGAAAAACAATTCGCGATTCGTTACCGTGAGCACTTCTGCAACATCGGGCAATACGGCGCCACGCAACCAGGCTTTTTGCAGCAGGCTGTGACCGTCGGCCAGGCGGATGAAAGGCTTCGGATGCAGTTCCCTGGAGACTGGCCACAGACGCGATCCCGCGCCGCCGCATAATATAGTTGGTATGAGTTTCAATGATGCTCCCTTAATTGCATGCTCGCCGAAGCTTAAACCTCAAATTGTATCCATAACGGACAGAAAGGGGAATTGCTTCGGGCAATCAATTGTAACAATAACAAACACCGGGCATATAGCCCGGGAAATTAGAGTATTTGATCAGGCATCAACTAAATACCGGGAGACGGATGATTCGCCGCAATTATTTCATTTGCTGCTGGCGACGCCGCCTGTGACAGCAACTGGCGCAGCTTGTCCCGCCCCCTTGTCCATGCCCGATGTGCCGTAGTTGCGGCGCATGCGCAGGAAGGGTTCTTCGATGGCGCTATAGCTCAGGGTGGCAAGCGCCCAGGTGGCAGCGTAGCTCAGGACCAGCAGGATGGCCGCATTGAGCCAGACGCCGGGCACGATGGAGACCAGGCCAAACCATTGCTGTAGCAGATGGATCAAGGCCATGTGCAAGAGATAGAACGAGTAGCTGACCTTGCCACCGTGGTTGAGCATGCGCTCCAGCCAGGCTGGCAACAGCGAGCGTTCGCGCGCCAGCCATGCGACGATGAAGCAGGCCCAGCCGCCGCTTTCCAGCATCGACCAGAATATCCAGAACGCCGACTTGGGCGCAGCGCCGAAGGCGGCATAGTGCGACTGCGCCGCACTGTTGCCAAACACCAGCAAGGCTGCAGCCGGCAGCAGCCAGATGGCGTAAGCCTGCAACCTGGCGTGGTGGCGCTGGTAGAGCAAGGCCGCCAGCATACCAATCAAAAATTGATCGAAACGGCCGACGAAGGTGCTGAAATACATCAGCTCGCTATTCTCATTGACCGTATAGGCTGCCAGCTTGAAGAACAACATCAAGGCCAGCAGTTTGAGCAGATAGCGCGGCCCCTGCTCCATGGCAAAGCGGGCCAGGAAGGGGAAAACCATATAAAACAGGAATTCGAGCGAGATGCACCAGGCCGCCCCGGTAACAACCGTGCCCGACGTCGGCGACATGCCGAGGTTGGTGGTGAACAGGTACAAAATATCCTGCGGCTGAAATTTATCGCGGCCGATCGAGGTCGCCAGCAGGAAAATCGTCAGGAACAGGGGAAAAATGCGCAGCAAGCGGTTGCGCACGAAATGGCCATACTCGATGGTGCGCTGGTGCAGCGCGATTTGCATGAACAGGAAACCGGACAGCGTAAAGAACAGGCCGACCCCGGTATGCCCTTCGCTCACCAGGCCGAACCAGGAGCTACCCAGCGCGGCACCGCCAGAACCGCGATAGGCCAGATAGAAATGGAACAGAAACACCAGCATGGCGGCCAGCCAGCGCAATTGATCGATGCGGGGATTATAGGGAAGATTCAGAGATTTCATCAGAACAATACCGGGCTGCTGGGGAACGTCATTATACGGCGCTGTCCACGCCAGCCAGCGAAAAAAACGACCGGCGCCGTCAGCATGGGCGCCGGTCGCTTTTTCACTGTCTACGCCAGGTCCGGCTATTGGCTGATGCTGGGTATCAACGGAAATAGTTGGCGATTTCCGTCACGTCGGCACCGTTCAAGGTACCGGCGGCGGCCTTCAGGCGCACCACACCGAGTAGATAGCTATAGCGCGCCTGCGCCAGGTCGCGCTGGCTGGTCACCAGTTGCTGCTGCGCATTCAGCAGGTCGAGGTTGATGCGCACCCCGCCCTTGATGCTTTGCTCGGTCGCCTTCATCAGCATGGTGCCCGAATCGACCGCCTTGAGCAGCGCGTCGACCTTGGCCATGCTGCTCACCACCACGCTGTGGGCCTTGCGCAGCTCTACCAGCATCCGGTTGGTGCGCACATCGAGCTCGGACTTGTAGCGCTCGGTCGTGGCAACTGCCTGGCGCGATGTCGCACTCACCTGCCCGCCGGAATACAGGGGAATATTCAACTGGAAACCAAGCGAGCGGTTCAGCGTACTCTGGTTAACCGTGGTGATGGAGTCGGAATCGCTGTTGCTGTAGGTCGCAACAAAGTCGAGCCGCGGCATGTGGCCGGCCCGCGCCTTCTGGATTTCCTGCTCGTAGATTTCCACGGTATGACGCGCCGCCCTCAGCTCCGGGTTGTTCGCCATCGCGATAGTGCGCCACTCCTCGTAGCTGGCCGGCAGCAAACGCTCGACTCGGAAATTCGGCGCCAGCGGCGCAAGGTTATCCACTTCCATGCCGACCACGCCTTCGAGCGCGTTACGCGCGGCGGTCACGGCGTCGCGCCCTTCTATCACCTGGGCCTCCGCCAAGTCCAGCCGGGCCTCGATTTCCAGCATGTCGGTCTTGGTCCCCTCGCCTTTTTCAAACATGCGCTTGGTGACCTTCCTGTGCTCTTCAAGTGCATCGCGCTGCGCCAGCACCAGCGCCACCTGGTCACTCGCAAACAGCATGTCGAAGTAGGCGCTCACCACACGCATGGCCACATCGCTGCCGCTGAGTTCGTACTTGGCCTCGGCTTCCTTGCTTTGCGCAACGCCCTGGCGATAGCGCGCCAGCGCGTCCATGGCAAACAGCGGCTGGCGCAGCTGCAGCACGGCGGAACGGCTGAGGTATTGCGGATGGCTCTCTGACTTATACGTGCCCAGGCCCTTGGGCAGGGTCTGGATTACGGTCTGGTCGGCACGATTGCGGCTGCCGCTATAACTTGCACTCAAGCTGGGCAACAGGCCGGCGCGCCCGATGACGCGGCTCTCCTTGCCTGCCTCGCTTTCATAAAAACCCATCTTGTAGGTCGGGTCGTTCTTCAGCGCCGCATCGTATGCCTGCTGCAGATTGAGCGCTGCGGCAGAGCCGGCCCCCATGGCCATCAGGGCGCCAAGGGCACACGCCATGGCGCGCAGGCGAAACTGTTGAGTCGTCTTGGTCAAAATCGGCACGGTTATTCCTCGCTCAGCGACGACTTCGACCGGTCGAAGACAGGCTTCAACAGATAGTTCATCATCGTGCGTTCGCCCGTCTTGACGAACAGCTCCACCGGCATGCCGGACTGAATGGCCAGCTTATGCTTGGCGATCAGCACCGCACCTGCGGGCGTCACCTTGACGCGCACTTTATAGTAGGCAAAGCCGGTGCGCTCTTCGACTGTCCGGTCGGCGGCGACGTTGACTACCTGTCCCGGAATATGCGGCGTGCGGTTGGTATTAAAAGCCGAGAATATCAGCTCCACCGGCAAGCCAGCATGCACCCGGTCCACCAGGTTGACCGGCAATTGGCCCTCGACGACGAAGGGGTCGCCGCTAGGCACGATATCCATCATGCGAAAGCCCGAGGGCACGACGCCGCCGTTGGTGAATACATTCAGACCGACCACGATGCCGTCGACCGGCGCCTTGACATCCGCATTGGCCAATTCATATTCCTGCGCATCCATGCGGCTGGCCAGCGCTTCCGCTTCCTTCTGCACGTCGGTAAGGGTCGTGCGCACTTCTTTTTGATAATCCTGTATGCGCTGGCTGCGGCGCAAGCCGTATTCGATGATCTGGTGCTGTACGCGGCCGATCTGGCCGAGATCGTCCGACACGGAACCATTCACCTGGGCGTAAGTACGCTCGAGTTCGAGCAAGCGGTTGCGGGCCACATAGCCTTCCTTGGCCAGGTCGCGCATGCCGGCCAGCTGCTCCGTCAACATGCCCAGCTGAAGCTTCTTGTTTGCAAGAGATTCCTTGATGCCGGCCAGCTGCTGCGTCAGGCCGGCGACGGTCTGGTCGTACGCGCCCAGCTCATTTTGCAGCGAAGACTGGCGCGAGCTGAACAACTGACGCTGCAAACCCATCACTTCCAGGACCCG is from Janthinobacterium sp. 61 and encodes:
- a CDS encoding tetratricopeptide repeat protein; translated protein: MTIFGIGIHILIAVFFAIHVVRNGQQLYWLLILFMFPLLGSVVYFFAIYLPNSRLPQGARKVASVAVQVLDPNRELREAKAAFEYTPTAQNQMRLASALLEAGDAQAAASTYEACLQGAFSSDLEIRLGAARAYLECGRGAEALTHLEFIRRNDTHFRPEMVSLLTARALAQSGRQAEAKAEFDEALTRYNSFECRAECAIWALQQGDKVLSERLLLDIDSAMARWSSHTRAMYAPLLVRLEAARR
- a CDS encoding glycosyltransferase; this encodes MNPAVLHVYRTYFPDPPGGLQEAIRQIALCTGQQGIKNTIFTLSPQPVPAVLAAPEARVVRCRSWLAPASCDLGGPAAFSTYARLAREADVLHLLFPWPFADVLHAAVRPDRPAVMTYISDVVRQRFLGPAYAPLMWRTLRSMRLIVANAPVYAETSPILSHRDIRDKVRIIPLGIEESSYSKIGDSQIFSRLGLAEDQPFFLFIGVLRYYKGLEFLIRAAKNLGAKIVIVGSGPMGASLRNQAREAAADNVVFAGQVSDAEKVALLQRCRALVLPSHLRSEAFGMVLVEASMFGRPLISCEIGTGTSFVNAHEETGFVVQPESPDALRRAMQTLLLDEGLAHRMGCAARARYEALFSGPALGRVYAALFREVAAM
- a CDS encoding glycosyltransferase family 1 protein, encoding MRVAFNATSLLSPLTGIGQYSYQLAQALQARGDVDLNFFYGTGWSRQLRSQAAPGILTIKSLITRFVPNPYAVGRFVQQIRFQSGIRAQQPDVYHEPNFLAFKCKPPSIITVHDLSWIRYPHTHPVKRVRAMNQFFEKSLSQVALILTDSAFVKRELIDVFQIAPERIVPVALGVESMFRPRSPAETLALLQVHGLQHGEYLIAVGTLEPRKNLQSALHAFMLLPPALRKRYPLLLVGMKGWHTSALEQQIAPLLRSGEVRQLGYLSREDLAILLAGAKTLIYPSIYEGFGLPPLEAMACGVPVIASNVSSLPEVVGDTGLAIDPGDVDGLANAITELLEDDALRAVLSAKALARSKQFTWDLCAEKTVAAYRQVLGAKA
- a CDS encoding NAD-dependent epimerase/dehydratase family protein, giving the protein MKLLVTGASGFTGQHFVARARACGHEIVSLRAKLDDRAALAAEVAEAAPEAVVHLAAISFVGHADPGSFYDVNVIGTLNLLDALAGLAQPPRSVLLASSANVYGNCLQSPIAETQPPAPVNHYATSKLAMEHMARTYLDRLPIFFTRPFNYTGPGQASSFLIPKLVDHFARRADRIELGNLDVEREFNDVRFVCDAYLQLLGHAQAGEMYNICGGRPATLRSVLALLADITGHQLEVSVNPAFVRANEIHRLSGSSAKLDAVAPGLSQPPLRETLVWMLEHAASGRV
- the gmd gene encoding GDP-mannose 4,6-dehydratase, yielding MKKAIITGISGQDGAYLAQLLLEKGYTVYGTYRRTSSVNFWRIEELGIQDHPNLHLVEYDLTDAGSNIALVQRVQPDEIYNLAAQSFVGVSFDQPAATAHITGIGALNLLEAIRLVNPKIRFYQASTSEMFGKVQAVPQVESTPFYPRSPYGVAKLYAHWMTVNYRESYGIFGASGILFNHESPLRGREFVTRKITDAVAKIKLGKLDCMELGNIDAKRDWGYAKEYVEGMWRMLQVDEPDTFVLATNRTETVRDFVSMAFKAVGIALEFKGSAEDEVAIDVATGKTVMRVNPKFYRPAEVELLIGNPLKAKEKLGWEPTTTLEQLCQMMVHADVQRNTHGFSF
- a CDS encoding mannose-1-phosphate guanylyltransferase/mannose-6-phosphate isomerase — encoded protein: MKLIPTILCGGAGSRLWPVSRELHPKPFIRLADGHSLLQKAWLRGAVLPDVAEVLTVTNRELFFKTADEYRAVAGKPGLALNNSYILEPCGRNTAPAIAVAALHVAATHGPDALLLVLAADHLIHDEAAFGAAVAQAVPLAREGLLVTFGIQPEAPETGFGYIEAEGNKVLRFVEKPSLEKAREYLQSGRYLWNSGMFCFAAGAMISEMELHCPEILAATRLCLEQSSTAQGKNFQQIELDAQAFEQVADDSIDYAVMEKSGKVAVVPCSIGWSDIGSWNAVGELIEPDADGNRVDAEVQLHGVSNCFIQSKERLVGAVGIDNLIIVDTPDALLVADRRHAQDVKHLYASLKSRGHDAHKLHRTVHRPWGTYTVLEDSTRFKIKRIEVKPGASLSLQMHHHRSEHWIVVSGMAKVVNGERELFVSTNESTYIPAGHKHRLENPGVLDLVMIEVQSGDYLGEDDIVRFQDNYGRV
- a CDS encoding acyltransferase, yielding MKSLNLPYNPRIDQLRWLAAMLVFLFHFYLAYRGSGGAALGSSWFGLVSEGHTGVGLFFTLSGFLFMQIALHQRTIEYGHFVRNRLLRIFPLFLTIFLLATSIGRDKFQPQDILYLFTTNLGMSPTSGTVVTGAAWCISLEFLFYMVFPFLARFAMEQGPRYLLKLLALMLFFKLAAYTVNENSELMYFSTFVGRFDQFLIGMLAALLYQRHHARLQAYAIWLLPAAALLVFGNSAAQSHYAAFGAAPKSAFWIFWSMLESGGWACFIVAWLARERSLLPAWLERMLNHGGKVSYSFYLLHMALIHLLQQWFGLVSIVPGVWLNAAILLVLSYAATWALATLSYSAIEEPFLRMRRNYGTSGMDKGAGQAAPVAVTGGVASSK
- a CDS encoding TolC family outer membrane protein, whose protein sequence is MPILTKTTQQFRLRAMACALGALMAMGAGSAAALNLQQAYDAALKNDPTYKMGFYESEAGKESRVIGRAGLLPSLSASYSGSRNRADQTVIQTLPKGLGTYKSESHPQYLSRSAVLQLRQPLFAMDALARYRQGVAQSKEAEAKYELSGSDVAMRVVSAYFDMLFASDQVALVLAQRDALEEHRKVTKRMFEKGEGTKTDMLEIEARLDLAEAQVIEGRDAVTAARNALEGVVGMEVDNLAPLAPNFRVERLLPASYEEWRTIAMANNPELRAARHTVEIYEQEIQKARAGHMPRLDFVATYSNSDSDSITTVNQSTLNRSLGFQLNIPLYSGGQVSATSRQAVATTERYKSELDVRTNRMLVELRKAHSVVVSSMAKVDALLKAVDSGTMLMKATEQSIKGGVRINLDLLNAQQQLVTSQRDLAQARYSYLLGVVRLKAAAGTLNGADVTEIANYFR
- a CDS encoding HlyD family type I secretion periplasmic adaptor subunit; translation: MKQKTEAAEVVTHEVTPVTVDTDARSYTRFGWFLVLFGFGGFMLWALFAPLDKGVPLSGVVASESNRQAVQHLSGGTVREILVHEGSVVKAGQVLVRMNPVTAQSQTDISRGQYVTARATEARLVAERDGAKQPAFPAELLAKKDDPRVLEVMGLQRQLFSSRQSSLQNELGAYDQTVAGLTQQLAGIKESLANKKLQLGMLTEQLAGMRDLAKEGYVARNRLLELERTYAQVNGSVSDDLGQIGRVQHQIIEYGLRRSQRIQDYQKEVRTTLTDVQKEAEALASRMDAQEYELANADVKAPVDGIVVGLNVFTNGGVVPSGFRMMDIVPSGDPFVVEGQLPVNLVDRVHAGLPVELIFSAFNTNRTPHIPGQVVNVAADRTVEERTGFAYYKVRVKVTPAGAVLIAKHKLAIQSGMPVELFVKTGERTMMNYLLKPVFDRSKSSLSEE